In the genome of Phycodurus eques isolate BA_2022a chromosome 22, UOR_Pequ_1.1, whole genome shotgun sequence, the window GACCGACTTCCCCGACCGAGCGGCGATGGTAATGAGCAACGCGCAAAATCTCACTCGCACGATGTCAAATATTGACCTATTCTATCTCCTTCAGAATTCTTGCCAGGAGGGTCAGTCGGACTTGGAGGTGATTTTAGAATTCCTGGAGGAGTACCATAGACAAAACTCAGAAAACAATGGTAAGAGGAACATCattcttattattatgatgaattttttttggtaACGTATAATTTGATGTGGTGTTGCACTTGACCGCAGGTGTGCAAGAGGATGCAACCAGTGTGGACAATGACACTTGGGAGCAATGCTGGAGGCCTTGTGAGCGACCTGTGAGCGTCaccatatatacatatatgaaaTGATCATTACTATTACTATTCATTTTAGTTTTAAGAAATTAGgtgataatatatttttatttcttgaataatACTGTCGTTCACAAGTTTTGTCAgcgataataaaataaaaaaaatacagcaatgattttgaataaaaagatttaatgactttatttttaaacaaaaagaatcatttaatttttcattaaatttagCACAATTAATTATGAAGTTATTTTACTATGTTGTGTCTGTTGCCGACTTTTAataaaatggatttaaaaaaatacatttaaataattaaatcgaTTAATCGAGCAGCTCATATCGTGGACCATATGTGTAAAAACATCGGCTGGGATCAAACTCAGACTTTAACTCGTCATTTTGTCTGTGCTAGAGCATCCCAAGTGGCCCTCAGGCGGCGCCTTGCGAGCCCCCTGCTGCCTCTGTGACGGCAAGACAATTAAGCACACATCAAGCCACGGCAGCGGGCAGCGGTGAGTTCTCCTTTTTTCTCTCACCACGCACGGTTATTGCCACGGGAGCTTGCCGCCTCAGAGCAAAGAGGTGATAAAACAACGCCggcgtctttttttttacatatctaTTAGATAACCGCAGTGTTTGCATCTACCGTCTCGCTCGTGATTTTCTGGGAATTGTTGCTTTTGAGGAAATGATTAACAGTAAGTGGTGTGgcgcagatgtgtgtgtgtgtgtgtgtgtgtgtgtgtgtgcgcgttacACTGTCAGTTATCTATTGTGGGCGAAACCTGACACCCACCAATTTTTGCTGCTAAATGTGCCACCTTCCAGTTACGTGTCTGGCATATTTGCTTTGGCAAGTGTTACAAcccgcacaaaaaaaaaaaaaacatctcgaCTGTTTACAATCACAAATGTAGCCCTACTACATTTGAAGAGGCATTTGTCTTTAAATGACACCTCGAAATTATCCTAAAAATGGCAGCTTTAAACCAatatggctgacttcctgtgtctttttggtcatagcttcttgagactttttgtgtgggtctactcatgataggcATGCCAACCAACTTTCACGTTGCTCAGTAAAATTGGCtccaggggctgaattttcaaaaaaaggCTGTTTGGTGTAAATGGACTCGTCGATACATTTGGGCAATGCTACTTGCTACAAATGTCAACAAGAAGACACTGAGCACTCACTGGTTCTTGCAGGTCGAAAGGTTCGTCTGTTTCACTTCCTCTTCGAGATGCTGGAGGACCCCGCCATGGCCCACTGCTTATCCTGGGTGCCGTCATCCTCGGGCGTCTTCCGCTTCTCCGCCCACAACAAGGACCAGCTGGCGGCGCTGTGGGGCCAGAGGAAGGGCAACAAGCGGCCAATGACGTACCAGAAGATGTCGCGTGCCCTGAGGAACTACGCCCGCTCCGGCGAGATCTTCAAGGTGAAGAAGAAGCTCACGTACCAATTCAGCGAGCACACCCTGATGCTGCTGCACAAGCGTCACGCCGGAGATCTGTAATGCAAACCGCAGCTGAACGCTCACTGGAGTTTATATCTTACGTTAACGTGTGCAAAACACTTTTGTAAccaaaaataaaggttttacatTAAAACCATGTCTAGCCCCATCTCCATAAAAAGAACAATTTGCTGCCGGAACCACGAGGTGTCACTCGAGTCCATCTGACACCCACCAAACGCTCCCCGCCCCGCCCGCCCTCCTTCGGTGGGCTCGTGACCTCATGGCTAAATCGTCCCTGCGATGTGAACTCTTAGTTGCATTGCCGACAATACCAAATGGTTTTGAGCTTTTTGCAGCCCTGCGCCCACATGACACCCGCCCCTTAAGCCCAGCAATTAATGTTGGAGCCCACCGCCCCGATTATAAACTGGGGGCAGCGAGTGTCTGTTACCAAGAAAGGCCACATGCTCCAAAcgtaatatatatgtatattaatgTAGTATATATTAAGTTTGATATTTTGAATTGGTGgtcctgttttgtttgtataGAATTGTTCTCTAAAAATAGATGTCTTGGTTTGACTCTGCAGAGGTTTGGAGGGAGCTTCTCATCGACGTCGCATTCATTTAGCGCCCCTTGAGTGTCTTCTTGTTAGAAAAGCTCCATTGAGTGACGCAGTTCCGTGCTTTTCCATGTCAGATACACACGTCAAAGGCAAGGTTTACAGCAGCTTTCTAAGTATAGGTCCCGGAGGCAGCGCCCAGGCATCTCCCCGCAGTTCAGTGTTGTCGGACGACAGCATTCCTGCCGGATTATACCGATACCTGGCATGTGGCGTCGGGCTGCAGCGAGTCATCTCCAATGTTCCCTTTATCGTAAATCCACTGTTTCGCCAACTGAGTTGGACACGTGAGCGTGGGGCGACAACGGCGACACCTTCAGTTTCTCCAACTCTCTGACACAGCCTCCTCACAGCTCGTGTGTCTATATAAACATTTAAGTATATAATCTGCTGAATTAATTACAATTGCCACAAATAGGACCCTGGTCTTGTGCGGCGGGGGTGGGTCAGCCTGGGCACTGTAGTTTATTTTGAGTCGATCCCACACACACCATCCTTCGGCTATAAATAATCTCTAAAGCCCCCGCTGAAAGTAATCCCTGACAATACACTTGAAAGGACTGTTTCGGGGTGCATATGGGGAAAAGTGACAAGAATGTTTTAGTCAGTAAAATGTTTCGATGTGAAAGCTCACACTAAAAGGAGGTGTACTCTTCTTGTGATTCTTTGTCCACGGCAACTCGTAATAACGTCAAAAGTCTCTTTGTAAGACCTACGCGAACAGTCAAAAATGTGGATCCAGCTTCTCACTCCAAAGTATAAGGAAGCGTGTCCGAGCTTTCGACTGGTAGTGCAAACGAGAGTAACTAGCTCCACATTAACTTCAAATCGCCTCGCTGCCTTCATTCCAAAAAGATGGCACGGCAGCGGATGGGTTGGGGACAGTGATGCTCAGTGTGGGCCAGACAGAGCTTGATTTTCCacgagaggagaggagaggaggagcATGCCACCTATCTATATAAGGCCTGAAAGCCTTGTCCCTCCTGGATCTGTCACTGTTCCTCCTCTCCTCCCCCTGCCAAGACCTCCAAAACGTATCCCCGTGCCCTCCTCATCTCCCATCACTCTCGTCCGAGTTCGCCGACGCTCTCTCGCTCTACCTGccgctcccccccccaccccccaccccccttgcTGGTGGACTCTCCCGCGCCTCGTCCCGGCGACCTCCCGTTGAGTCCCACAGCTCGGAAGCAGCGCCTTTTGTTGACCGCCTGACACTCTTACTGGGACGCGGCTCAAGATGCCAGAGCCCCCGAAGAAAGGTAGGGTTGCAACGGGGATGACTATGAGTAACAATAGCCACAGAGATGGGTGTTTTTCACAGGCAAAGAAAATTAGTTAAGGGGGGTACATCTTTGTGGTCGTGGTGTTGCGTGATAGATGCATGCATGTATGGAACGCCAAAGCAGCACAATCCAAATTAAACGTTACTAGTCGGGGGCCCGCGGGGACCGCCCTGCAGAAACGGTGGCCGGACTTAGACTCAACGATATAAGCCGTTCCAGTTGTCTCCAGGATGATTCATGACAAAGCCCATATTAAACTAGACACTTCATCTAAAACCATTCCACCGTCCCGCCCTGACTTTGAAACCATGATAGCTGTCATCTGCAACATCACGTCCATCAACATTCCTCTTTAATCCATGGCTGTCTGTCATTATGCGATGGTATTACTCCTGCCTTCTCCATTAGCAGCTCTGCGGTGGTCTGAGGTTCATCAGACATGCCCTTGTAGAGTAAATAAAACCTATTTGGGAAACTTGGATACGTCCTTCTCATTGATAGttgactacttttttttttttttttttcccccccctttaaTCAACCTGCTATCTTCTCGGGGATCCTTGATTTGTCCGTGGACCATCCATATAATCTTTCCGTCGAAATGATATCTTGATGTATTATATTTTCCTTCCAAACCAACGCTGTGCCAAAGTATGAGGGATGCTATGAGCTGACCAAGCAACCAAATATCAATGCAAATTCTTGTTGGGTCACAAGAGctcatttaagtacagtactatcagacattttttttttgaagtaaaGCACCACTTTACACTTGTTTTATCAAGgtaacaaattattttgcaggaACAGTACAGTTTTTGCTTCCTCCTTGCAGCTATTGTCACAAGCTCCATTCGTCAATTTTGAAATACAACATAACTTTGGTATGTGGGGCTTCTGCTTGTAACGTATACCTCCAACTGGACAGTATTGGATTGTGTAATATGCCATGACAGGATTTCTCTTAATTGGGAATTCGGTACAAGGATGTCTTCGTTCAGCGTGTGCATCCACCGATCCCCTCAGAGACAGCCACTGACAAGCATTACCATAAATAGCTGCCCATCTCACAATggatactgtaaatgtgtgcaGAAAAGTATTGTTCTTCAGATGAGTCGCACCAGCTGTTGTTTTAGACccccccacgcccccccccacacacacacactttggatGACAAACAGGAGATGATGGGCCGCCAGAGTATCTCTTGGGGCCAGGATTCTTGTCCTGGAATAGTTCAGAATGAGCGCACTTTTAATCCCCAGCCCTTGTTCCCTGCCATCTCCCTCCACTGACACCCAAGCCCCTCAACCATCACCATTGGCCAGGCATCAGATCTGTCAACCCCCCAGCTACTTTATACATCACTCAAAGGGCAGTCACCCCTTTTGACCCGCTGCCCAGACGCCTTCCACTACTGTCCTCACCTCGTGCTCCTTTGTCTTGGGTTTCTCTCGAGGAGAAGCCAACAGTGTCTTCCCTGCTTGATACAGTATTGATTGTCGCCGAGTTCCAACACCCTCCCTGGGCTCTCTCCTCCATCTCATGTTACACAACACGCTCCTTATGACTCAAGACAGGTCGTCATCTGATTGTCAATGAAAACGAAAAGTGGCCTCATTCAATTCCACTAAAGGGAGACAGCGGGAATGCAATTGATGCAGACTTTGACAGACGTTTGAATTCACACACACTAAAGGTCTATGTTAGGAGAAGCAACGCTGGCAACAGTTGGAGCTTCGGTGAGCCCCTTTCTGTCTGAGCGCCAGCACAGGCAACAGCTGAAAATACCTGCAACCTTGTCAGCTGAACTGGGAGACCTCAGAGGTAAAACTAAACCTTTCTGCACCCTCATTATCTCTGCGGCCATGAGAGTGAGCATCGTTCCGGGCGGCATGATGTGACCCTGTAGGATTGCGCTGCAGTGGCCAGCAACGCATTGTTTGGGAGAGAGCGTCGTGGTTAATTTTGGGAGTCAGAATGCTGACAGGGAATCACTACAAAATGCAGGGCTATCCAAAGCTGAGACGACAACGGCAGAAAGAGGctctcaaataaataaataaataaatacatgcatacattgtCAGCAGATGCGCTGTAGACAGAGCTGAGATCGCAGGGTTGACTGGTTGTGCACCGCTGACTGTCATATCATGGGCTCTCAAG includes:
- the spi2 gene encoding transcription factor Spi-C produces the protein MNSCQEGQSDLEVILEFLEEYHRQNSENNGVQEDATSVDNDTWEQCWRPCERPSIPSGPQAAPCEPPAASVTARQLSTHQATAAGSGRKVRLFHFLFEMLEDPAMAHCLSWVPSSSGVFRFSAHNKDQLAALWGQRKGNKRPMTYQKMSRALRNYARSGEIFKVKKKLTYQFSEHTLMLLHKRHAGDL